The window GGTACCTACTATTATGATTGAATGTGTTGCTTCTTatgacttgtggatttggcattcgTTTTTCGGTCCCCCTGGATCGAACAACGATGTCAATGTTTTGCAGCAGTCGTCGTTGTTTCAAAACGAGCGTAATGGATCCGTGCCAGATAGTTCATTTAGCGTAAACGGACATGATTACAAGCGCAGTTACTACCTTACCGATGGAATCTATCTTAGGTGGGTTGCGTTTGTTAAAGCTTATCCTCATCTAGTGGGACaatatgaaaagaaatttaaaagactaCAAGAGGCTGCAAGCAATGATGTTGAACGAGCGTTTGGTGTTCTTAAGGAAAAATGGAAGATCTTGGACCGTCCCCTCCAGCTATGGACAAAGAAGAAGATCAAAAAAGTCGTCGCTACGTGTACTATactacacaacatgatcatcaaAGACAACAGGCGGGCGATATCACCGGTTCATATTATGGATCCACCGGTGCCAAGAGTTTATAACCCAGAAGCAAACCGGAAGATAACGGACGAGAACATGCATCATCGGCTCCGATACGATCCCACGGCGCATGTATCGACTTTAGATTTATCATTCCTTGACGATCCAGCGATGCAGCCACCATCAGTCGCGAGTTTGATTTAGTTGTCTTCattttagaaatttagaataaaaatttatgtactttttaatttatgtttatgtaatgttttgttttaattttaatgaatttttaagtttttatttaatgtttgattaaattaaatgaaaaagaaaaaatttttttgGGAGGGATGGAAAAGTCATGAATGCCATTAAAAATATTTGGGAGTAATGGTTGTGAGGgttgaaaaggaaaattgaGTTAGAGGTATTTGATTGGTGGAATTTGGAAGGGATGCAAAATTGGAAGTCATAACTTTTTACCAGAAGGTTTGACAACTTGAATCCTTGCGAATGTGACAAGGGGGAgtaataacaaaatcaaataaataagggattagtttcctgaaatgtaactatctttgaccgaatgtctatagtgggaaaaaactaaagttatgtgtattgtatgtaagcaacttgaaaaaatgcttattgtatgtaagaaaacatacgtggcaaccatatacaggtgtcacttgtcagattttaatcggttgaaacgaaattcttacatacaataaacattatttcaaagttgtttacatacaatacacaca is drawn from Erigeron canadensis isolate Cc75 chromosome 9, C_canadensis_v1, whole genome shotgun sequence and contains these coding sequences:
- the LOC122583694 gene encoding uncharacterized protein LOC122583694; the protein is MIECVASYDLWIWHSFFGPPGSNNDVNVLQQSSLFQNERNGSVPDSSFSVNGHDYKRSYYLTDGIYLRWVAFVKAYPHLVGQYEKKFKRLQEAASNDVERAFGVLKEKWKILDRPLQLWTKKKIKKVVATCTILHNMIIKDNRRAISPVHIMDPPVPRVYNPEANRKITDENMHHRLRYDPTAHVSTLDLSFLDDPAMQPPSVASLI